A section of the Thermotoga caldifontis AZM44c09 genome encodes:
- a CDS encoding AAA family ATPase, translated as MLFDPQPKSNRDDLYDREEELKQLQLSEEPIVLILAPRRFGKTSLLKVFLSETDRPSVFFDCRSISVNTAKEDFLLSFVRQVGKLVETYSSFMNFLRRIRGLKVFGMEIALADERKPDPVEVLEKLDDWAERQEKKLVLAFDEVQFLRFLRKAGGIDLPRLLAYAYDNLKNLQFIMTGSEVGILEDFLALENPNSPLYGRYVREIHVPRLTPEQSKDFLIKGFAQYGLKVPEDAIEAAVRRLDGIIGWLVHFGKRTLDLGAPNERILEQIVQEAKQAVLQELEKIFQLSERYRHVLRAVALGLHTWNDIKEAVEMKERMKLTDTSFNRIISKLVKMGYLEVERGEKNQYFIIDPVVREAMID; from the coding sequence TTGCTGTTCGATCCACAACCGAAGAGCAACCGCGACGATCTCTACGATAGAGAAGAGGAACTGAAACAACTACAGCTCAGCGAAGAACCCATCGTACTGATACTGGCTCCCAGGAGGTTCGGGAAGACTTCCCTGTTGAAGGTGTTCTTATCCGAAACGGACAGGCCCAGCGTTTTCTTCGATTGCAGATCGATCTCCGTGAACACCGCGAAGGAAGACTTCCTCCTGAGCTTCGTTCGCCAGGTTGGGAAGTTGGTGGAAACCTACAGTTCCTTCATGAACTTTCTCAGGCGGATCAGGGGCTTGAAGGTGTTCGGTATGGAGATCGCGCTCGCCGACGAGAGGAAACCAGACCCTGTGGAGGTTTTGGAGAAACTCGACGACTGGGCCGAGCGTCAGGAAAAGAAGCTCGTTTTAGCTTTCGATGAAGTTCAGTTTCTGAGGTTCCTCAGGAAAGCCGGCGGGATCGATCTTCCTCGTTTGCTCGCTTACGCCTACGACAATCTCAAAAATCTGCAGTTCATCATGACGGGTTCCGAGGTGGGTATCCTTGAAGATTTTCTCGCTCTCGAAAATCCGAATTCACCACTCTACGGAAGGTACGTGAGAGAGATCCACGTCCCACGGCTCACGCCCGAACAGTCCAAGGACTTTCTCATCAAAGGGTTCGCCCAGTACGGGCTGAAAGTTCCAGAAGACGCGATCGAGGCCGCTGTGAGGAGGCTGGACGGAATAATAGGCTGGCTCGTTCACTTCGGCAAGCGGACCCTCGATTTGGGCGCGCCGAACGAAAGGATCCTGGAGCAGATCGTGCAAGAAGCGAAGCAAGCGGTGCTGCAGGAACTGGAGAAAATCTTCCAGCTGAGTGAGAGGTACAGGCACGTTCTCAGAGCCGTCGCGCTGGGCTTACACACATGGAATGATATCAAAGAGGCTGTGGAGATGAAAGAGAGGATGAAGCTGACCGACACATCGTTCAACAGGATCATCAGCAAGCTGGTCAAGATGGGTTACCTTGAAGTGGAACGCGGCGAAAAGAATCAATATTTCATCATCGATCCTGTGGTCAGAGAAGCTATGATAGATTGA
- a CDS encoding MalY/PatB family protein — translation MSIEFVERDGTNCVKYDAIRARYGDDVMPAWIADMDVKVCDRMVEAFKKRVEHAVFGYTFRPEEYYAAIVDWYGKRHGVSIQKEWIIDGPGVMPMMALLVNLLTEPGDGIVVQPPVYPPFFNVIRRNKRIVVENKLKKLNEKYVMDLEGLKKLLSHHKVKLLILSNPHNPVGRAWTYGELKELSEICSKHNVTIISDEIHADIVYEPFRFTSMLKVGLQNVIVLSSAGKSFNVPGLTNGYGIVPDEKIRKLYNEALEAFELTTPNIFGTLALQIAYTSCEAWFKSLLEKLRENRDFAYRFVKEKMPLIDVVLPEATFLMWLDCSKLGLENPHRFFLEKARVYLNNGADFGEPMGVRLNFACSMENLKRILEAMKKAYDSIVNRT, via the coding sequence GTGTCGATCGAGTTCGTCGAGAGGGATGGTACGAACTGTGTCAAGTACGACGCAATAAGGGCAAGGTACGGCGATGACGTCATGCCTGCCTGGATCGCGGACATGGACGTTAAGGTGTGCGATCGCATGGTCGAGGCGTTCAAAAAGAGAGTTGAACACGCGGTCTTCGGTTACACGTTCAGACCGGAGGAATACTACGCGGCGATAGTTGACTGGTACGGAAAAAGGCACGGCGTTTCGATCCAGAAGGAATGGATCATCGATGGACCGGGCGTGATGCCGATGATGGCGTTGCTTGTGAATCTCCTCACCGAACCGGGCGATGGGATCGTCGTACAGCCACCGGTCTATCCACCATTTTTCAACGTCATCAGGAGGAACAAAAGAATCGTCGTGGAGAACAAGCTCAAAAAGTTGAACGAAAAGTACGTCATGGACCTTGAGGGATTAAAGAAGCTGTTGTCCCATCACAAGGTCAAACTGCTGATCCTTTCCAACCCGCACAATCCTGTTGGAAGGGCGTGGACGTACGGAGAGCTGAAAGAGCTGTCGGAAATTTGCTCGAAACACAACGTGACGATCATCAGCGATGAGATACACGCAGACATCGTGTACGAACCGTTCAGGTTCACTTCGATGCTGAAGGTGGGACTTCAGAACGTGATCGTTCTCAGCTCGGCGGGAAAGAGTTTCAACGTTCCGGGCCTGACGAACGGTTACGGGATCGTTCCAGACGAGAAGATCAGAAAGCTTTACAACGAAGCTCTCGAAGCCTTCGAACTCACGACACCGAACATCTTCGGAACGCTCGCCCTGCAGATCGCTTACACATCCTGCGAAGCGTGGTTCAAAAGCCTGCTGGAAAAACTTCGCGAAAACAGAGACTTCGCTTACCGCTTTGTGAAAGAGAAGATGCCGCTGATCGACGTCGTTTTACCCGAGGCGACGTTTCTGATGTGGCTCGATTGTTCCAAGCTGGGTTTAGAAAATCCGCACAGATTCTTCCTCGAAAAGGCGAGGGTGTATCTGAACAACGGCGCAGACTTCGGCGAGCCGATGGGTGTGAGGCTGAACTTCGCCTGCTCCATGGAGAACCTGAAAAGAATACTCGAAGCGATGAAGAAGGCTTACGATTCGATCGTGAACCGTACCTGA
- a CDS encoding AEC family transporter, with product MTNVVLNQVLAIFLLTAFGFALKKIDLLSDGFTKSSSDLIIYVTLPAMIISSMDREFSRDVARTSLQIFLMGAIMYACSTLLAFLFARFRRFEEHQRGVYMYMIIFGNVGYLGYPIMNAIYGDVGIFYSAVFNIWFNVLTWTLGVSILARGRLNVRNMFINPGLLSTLFGLFIFLTPLRLPGLIKSVLDSVGSMTTPLAMFLVGAFLAEAKLKDLVAQMDLYLASILKLIATPALVFLLIENFHLPEIVKALPILMAGMPSGVNTAVFAKMFNRDYKLAAQGVVLSTALSMISLPVLILLTIR from the coding sequence ATGACGAACGTTGTGCTGAACCAGGTCTTAGCGATCTTCCTTCTGACAGCTTTCGGGTTCGCGCTGAAGAAAATCGATCTCCTCAGCGATGGATTCACCAAGAGCAGTTCCGATCTGATCATCTACGTCACACTGCCGGCGATGATAATAAGTTCGATGGACAGGGAATTCTCCAGGGACGTTGCCAGAACATCGCTTCAAATATTCCTCATGGGTGCCATCATGTACGCGTGTTCAACCCTGCTGGCTTTTCTGTTCGCCCGTTTCAGAAGGTTCGAAGAGCACCAGCGTGGCGTCTACATGTACATGATCATCTTCGGCAACGTTGGCTATCTGGGTTATCCAATCATGAACGCCATCTATGGGGATGTCGGAATCTTCTACAGTGCGGTGTTCAACATCTGGTTCAACGTTCTGACCTGGACACTCGGTGTGAGCATCTTGGCACGTGGCAGGCTCAACGTTCGAAACATGTTCATCAACCCTGGTCTGCTCTCGACACTCTTCGGCCTGTTCATATTCCTCACACCGCTCAGGTTGCCCGGCTTGATCAAATCTGTGCTCGACAGCGTCGGTTCGATGACCACCCCGCTCGCCATGTTTCTGGTCGGCGCGTTCCTGGCCGAAGCTAAGTTGAAGGATCTCGTCGCCCAGATGGACCTGTATCTGGCATCGATTCTGAAATTGATCGCAACACCTGCGCTTGTGTTTCTTCTGATCGAAAACTTCCATCTGCCAGAGATCGTGAAGGCTCTACCCATCCTGATGGCGGGTATGCCTTCGGGTGTGAACACCGCCGTTTTCGCGAAGATGTTCAACAGGGATTACAAACTCGCCGCCCAGGGCGTTGTGCTGTCCACGGCGCTCTCCATGATCAGCCTTCCGGTTCTGATACTGCTGACCATCAGATAG